GAGGATAGCCGCGATACCCAGCATCATACCCCCCGCGATGGTACTTCTAGAAGGAAATCTTCGGAAGATGCCACtctccaggcagaaatggagcGCCTCCGCGACAGTGTCACTAAAATGTCGGAAAAATACgagcaccttcattgcaggaacATTGAGCTAGAACATGACTACCGTGTTTTAAAGCGGAACTGGGAAAGGACTCACACCCAGGATGCCCAGCAAGACCTCACCCAGAACGTTGGGCCTACTCAGCCGAACCAGCCAGTACATTCCAGCCACAGTGCCTCAGCCCAGGCTAGGCTCCGCAAAGGTAAAGACCACCTTCATCCGGAGATAACCCAGTCACGACCCCTTTGCGTTCCCCCACCGAGGGACCGGCCCCATGAACCAGTCAGGATCTACCAAGATTGCAGGGATCGCCTCTCGGACCGTCAGCCAAGGCCGATCCCTATCCCTGTCAACCTCGAAGACCCACGGGTGACACACCTGGGCCTCTCGCCAGCCCCCGTCCGCATACCCGACGAGGAAGGTAAGTGCGAGATATGAGTGGGTCAATTGTTAGATTCGAAAAGGTCCGGCGCCTGGAAAGCGAACAACATCGCAGCCATCAACCCCTCTGGGCAAAACCACGACCCGGGCCCTTTACCGAACGCATCCTCCACTACCACCAGGAGAAAGATATCCAGCCACTCCGCATCGCTTTCTACACTGGCACGGAGGACCCTCTCACCCACATCCACTCCTTCCAGTCTGCCCTTGGGTGCAAAGGCCTCACTGATGAAGGCATGTGCCTCCTTTTCCCTTCCACCCTCAGCGGCGCGGCCCTGAATTGGTTCTACAGGCTCCACCCCTGCACCATCAACTCCTTTGATAGTCTCAAGCAGACGTTCCTGGACCATTTTATGATCCAGACTGATCCCCTATACTCTGCCGACGACTTGTATATGCTTAGGCAGGCTGAGGACGAACCCCTTCGGGAATATGCAGCTCGGTTCAGTCATGAGTACTCCCGCTGCCCAGACACTGACGATCGCGCTGCCTTCGGCGCTTTTAAGAGCGGCCTCCGCGAGTCCAACTTCCGCTACCTGGTCCATAGCAACAGTTGGAACACATATGCAGAGCTGATGAAGCAGGCAGCAGTCCATGCTAAGGCCGAATACTTCAATACCAAGCATGGCCCAGCTAACCTGATGCGCAACGCTTTCGCTGATCCTCCACCTGCTTCAGCACCCGCCCCAGCCTCACCTCAGCATTCTACCCCTGCCCCGAGTACTCAGGACAACCAACAACATAAGCGGAAGGATAGCTACCAGCATTCCTTCGGTAATAACAAACGTGGCCGACATggcaaccaccaccactctaGCGGAGGCAACCCTCCTAGACCTGCTGATCGGGCCCCACTTCCATTCACACCCAGGCCCAGGTTCGAGGTATTTACCACCCTCAACACCACCTATGAGAACGTCCTGGTGCGTGAAGCCCCCATCATCCCCAAGCCACCCCCCCGGAGACCATCCAACAAGCCAATGCCAAACACGGGGGTCTTCTGCCACTTTCATCAATTTAGCGGCCATGACACCGAGTCTTGTGTTGCGTTGCGCAACATCATTGAAGGGCTCATCAGGGAGGGCAAACTGGACAACTATGTGCGCAACATACCAGCCCCGCCTAACCCTTACCAACGACAAATCAACATGATCTCCACCATCAGCAGAGGTCCTACCCTGGCTGGCACCTCCAACAATTccatcaaacattatgtccGCTCCACCTATGCGCACCAGGTCTTCACCACCGAGCAGGGACGATTGCCAAAGGCCCACAGGACTGGCTGGGCCCCCATTACCTTctgcgaggaggaggagcgtgGTGTTATCCTCCCCCATGACGATCCACTCATTATCCGGGCTGACATTTCTAACTTCGACGTTGGGCGTATCCTGGTGGACACTGGCAGCTCGGTCAGTGTGATGTTTGCCGAGTGCTTCAATGAACTCCAGGTCCCGCCTCACCTCCTCGACCGAAGCATCACACCCCTTGTGAGCTTCTCGGGTGATGTGGTCCAGCCCATCGGCAGCATTCATCTCCCCATCTCAATTGGGGCCGCACCCCAGCGAACGACGATCACCACCCCCTTCCTTATCGTCGATTGCCCCACAGCCTACAACGTCATCCTCGGCCGCCCAGCCCTGGCCCAAATGAGAGCTTTTATTTCCACGCATATGCTGCTGTTGAAGTTTCCCACTCCTAATGGCCCAGGCACGGTGCGCGGCGACCAACTCGGGGCCCGAAGCTGCTATGCTTCAGCAGTAAAATCCACCAATCGCCAACCTAGGAGCGAGGCCCTTTCGGTAACCATGGCTCCCGCCCCCCCTCAAGCTGGCACAGACCCACCTGAAGACCCAAGGGAGGAGTCCATCACACCGCAGGCCGAACCTATGGAGGACCTGGAGCTGGTTACCCTCCATGACGATATCCCGGATCGACAAGTCCGGATCGGCACCTCCATCTCGCCAGAGCTTCGCTCTGACCTGGTCGCCTTCCTCCGCCTCAACTTCGAAGTCTTCGCTTGGTTCTACaatgacatgcctggcatatCACCAGACATCATATCTCATAGGCTTAGCGTCAATCCTGCCGTCAGACCAGTCCGACAGAAGCGTCGCGCTTATGATCCCGAGCGCTATGAGGCCATGAGGGCGGAGGTGGAACGATTGAGTAGCATCGGATTCATCAGGGAGGTTGACTATCCTACATGGCTGGCTAATGTCGTGATGGTCCGCAAGCCAAGAAAGGGCTGGCGCATGTGTGTCGACTACACCAACCTTAATCGGGCTTGCCCAAAGGACAGCTTCCCGCTACCCCGCATTGACCAGCTAGTCGACGCCACAGCCGGCCACGCCCTCCTtagcttcatggatgcttaTTCAGGTTACAACCAGATCTTCATGCACCCCGAAGATCAGGCCCACACCTCTTTCATTACGGACCGCGGCCTCTACTGCTATAAGGTGATGCCGTTTGGCCTCAAAAACGCCGGGGCTACTTATCAGCGTCTGGTGAATCAGCTCTTTGCCCCACTGATTGGCAATACCATGGAGGTCTATGTCgatgacatgctagtcaagaGTCGCATAGCTGACCAACACATCCCTCACCTCTCTGCCATGTTCACCATCCTGAAGCAGTACAAAATGAGGcttaaccccaccaaatgtgcATTCGGGGTGGCTTCCGGCAAATTCCTGGGCTTCATGATCAGCCAGAGGGGTATTGAGGCCAATCCAGAAAAGATCCAGGCCATCTTAGATATGACAATACCTAAGACGGTCAAGGATATCCAAAGCCTTACAGGGCGTGTCGCAGCCCTGACCAGATTTATCTCCAAAGCCACTGACCGCTGCGCCCCATTCTTCAAGGCCCTTAAAGGCACCAAAAGAAACATCACTTGGACTGCTGAATGCGACACGGCTTTCAGCGAGCTCAAAGAGTATATGGGCCGGGCCCCTTTATTGCCAACCCCTGAGCACGGAGACATCCTCGTCATTTATCTCTCCATCTCAGCTTCGGCTGTGAGCTCTGTGCTCATCCGATCAAAAGATCACGCGGAGCACCCAGTGCATTATGTTAGTAAAGCATTGCAAGATGCCGAAGTTCGGTACCCAGACATCGAAAAATTGGCTTTCGCCTTGGTCGTCTCGGCAAGATGCCTCCGACCATATTTCCAAGCTCACACCATCCATGtcttaaccaaccaaccactccgACAGGTGTTGCAGAACCCAGAAACCTCTGGGAGGCTGGTCAAATGGGCCATTGAAATGGGCGAGTTCGATATTCATTACAAACCCCGCCCGGCTATGAGGGGACAGGCCGTTGCTGACTTCCTATCCGAATTCACGGAGCCCCAAGCTTCCGCAGCTACCCAGCTCATAACCGAACCCAATCCCCCTCCCAGCCAGGACCAAACCCCCACCGAAGGCAATCTCGACCTAACCCACCCCCTGTGGACCTTATTCGTAGACGGCTCTTCTAATGCCCAGGGCTGTGGGGCCGGCCTCGTTCTCATCTCCCCAGACAAGGTTGCCCTCGAGTACGCCCTtcgcttcaaattccaagcctCCAACAATGAGGCCGAATACGAAGCACTCTTAGCTGGTCTTCGATTAGCCAAAGAGATGGATGCCAGGCAAATTCAGATATTTAGCGATTCACAACTCGTGGTCCACCAAGTCAACCAGGACTTCACGGCTAAGGATGCCTCTATGACGGCCTACCTCCAGCACGCTCGGCACTTGCTGGCAACCTTCCAAGCCCACTCTATCAAGCAAGTGCCGCGCTCCGAGAATAGCCATACCGATGCACTAGCCAGGTTGGCATCAGCCCTGGAGCAAGGAATGGGTCGCCACATCCACATCGAGTTTTTGGCCCAGCCCAGCACACAAGCCCCACTCATCTGCACTATTGATCACAGCCCTACATGGATGGACCCCATCCTCCAGTTCTTACAGAACCAAACACTACCGGCTAATCCGGCAGAAGCACGACGCGTTAGCCATCGCTCCGCCCGTTACTTGATCATTAACGGCTCCTTATACAAGCGTGGTTTCAGCCTTCCTTACCTTCGATGCCTGACTCCAGAGGAGGGTCACTATGTCCTCCGAGAAATCCATGAAGGCATCTGCGGCAACCACTCGGGCGCACGCTCGCTAGCCCATAAAGCAATCCGCCAAGGATACTTCTGGCCTTCACTCCACACTGACGCCCAGGCCTTCACCCAGAAATGCGACAAGTGTCAGCGATGTGCCAACATCCCACAACTCCCGGCTGAACCGTTGACTGCCATGGTCAGCCCTTTGCCATTTGCCCAATGGGGATTGGATCTCATTGGACCGATGCCAGAGGGCAAGGGCCAAGTCAAGTATGCAGTTGTGGCCGTggactacttcaccaagtggGCTGAGGCCGAGGCCTTGGCCACCATCACTGCGGCTCGCATCGAATCCTTTGTGTGGCAAAACATTGTATGTCGCTTCGGCATCCCCAACTCCATCGTCACCGACAATGGCCGGCAATTTGACAAcgccaaattcaaacaattttgttccaaCCTCAAGATTCGTCTGTGTTTCGCCTCCCCAGCCCATCCTCAGTCCAATGGCCAGGTCGAAGCCgtgaacaaaatcatcaagaagaCCCTCAAGACAAAACTTGATAAAGCCAAGGGctgctggccagaactactccCAGAAGTACTCTGGTCCTACCGCACCACCTTCCGCACATCCACGGGTGAAACGCCGTTCTCCCTATCATTTGGAACCGAGGCCGTGGCTCCGGTAGAGATTGGCCAGCCCACATACCGAACCTCCACTTACGATGCCACGACCAATGACGAGCAGTTGGCCCTCAACCTCGACTTCATTGACGAACTCCGGGACCAATCGAGCATGCGCAATGCCGCGTACAAGCAACGCATCGCCAAATACTATGACTCCCGGGTCAAGCCCCGTGCTTTCAAAATGGGGGACTGGATCATGCGCAAGGTTTCCTTAGCTACCAAAAATCCTAACGAAGGTACCCTCGGccctacatgggaaggtccttacgagattatcaaaatctgcCGCCCTGGTACTTATCAGCTTCGCGATTCCACAGGCAAGACACTGCCTCACCCCTGGAATGCTGACCACCTCAAGTACTATTACAAGTAAACATATCTAGACCCTAGGACAatactttggtcttgattATTTACTGTAAGTTAGACGTAAGGTATCTAGACCCTAGACCACTTGTACCTTCTGCCTTTCGGCATCTATTTCAATGAAATGCCTGACTCAGGCTCATTCTCATGAACTCACATTGTAATCATTTTTAACACAATTGATATCAAGCTAAGTtcatatcataaataaaaacagccTTGCTCCAGGCAAGGACAAATGTTCAtacataaccaaaataaacaaaacaaacaagtgTTCCAACACATTCACTAGAGTACAAAATAGCTATAACACATCACGAAGGCAACGCCTTCAGGACTCGGTCGAAGGGGCATCCTCAGTAGCCGGCTCAGCCTCTGGTGTCGGGGCGCTAGCATCAGCAGGAGGGGTCTGTGCAGGAGGCTCGCCACTGGTGTCAAAGTTAATCTCCACCGAGGGGTTGAACCTAACCAACCTATCTTCCGAGCGAAGCTGCTCATCAACCAGTCGGTCCATGATATAGCTCTTCAGCTCCTCCGAGGATCGGAAGGACTCAAGGAGATGTACCTGGTTCCATTCAGCCACNNNNNNNNNNNNNNNNNNNNNNNNNNNNNNNNNNNNNNNNNNNNNNNNNNNNNNNNNNNNNNNNNNNNNNNNNNNNNNNNNNNNNNNNNNNNNNNNNNNNCCGCCTTTTGAACCAGCAAGGCGTTCTTTTCTCGGATGGCCTCCTGCGCCTCCGGCCATTTTGCTCTTGGCTAGCTCATCCCGCCTCTTCAGCCTCTGGATCTCCTTGTCAGCCTTGGCCATGCTGACGTACATCTCGCCAAAGGCctgcaaaaccaaaaccatgtTAGTCaatccacacaaaaataatcCAACACAAGTACATTCAAAAAGGGCCTAAACACTTACATAGGCAGAGGTGAGGATCGTCTTTTGGGCCCGGTCAATGAAGGAAGAAGCTGGAGTCCTCGCCAGGGCCTCAGGGTCGCTCTTCACGCCTTCCAGGAAGACGTTCACTAAGGGCACCTCCTGCCGGTGCATAGCCAGGTTGACCTCCTTCTTCTGCTGGCGTAGCCTGCCGAAGTCTACCTTCTCTACCCCTTCAGCGAACACATCCTCCATGCCGAAGGGTAGCTTCGGCGGTGCCTGCAGATCAAAGGGCGGAAGCCTCGGCCCTGACCCCATCACATGCTGATGAGCCTCCTCCAAAGCCTTCCTCTTCCCCAGCACGTCCGCGACCCGACCCTCATCCTCATCCCTGGGTCGTTTTCCAGCACTTTTCTCATCTTTCTTGGCCCGAGACTCCCTCAGCCGCTTCTGCATCTCGGCGTCATCAATGTCTACGGCCACCTTCGTGCTCCCCCTTATGATGCCAGCCactgtcaaaacaaacaaagcaatTCTATTACTCAAACTCACAAAGGTTCAGCacacaacaaaaagataacCCAGGTACTTACTTCCTTGCAGCAGTCCGGactcaaacaaattcttctgCGTGACTAGGTTCCCGCACTCACGCTCAGTCTCTGATAGCTGCGCCCTCACCCACTCAACTTCGTCTTCTTGCTCCTTGGAGATAGGGCCCCACTTCACTGAACCTGCATCAAGAGTTAGAAACTACTTAGCCATTTACACTAGCACAGAGGAAGTACAGAACCAAAAATAGGAGCCAAAACAACACAATCAGGCATTGGACAATCTTAAGGGATGGGGCAAGGACCTATAGACTGGAAGTGGGTAGGAATGTGCTGGACAACGCTCTTCCCTGGAGGACATTCCCAGTCCCCATAGGCCAAGCACCACCTGTTCCTCCAGGACTTTTGCGTTGTGGGCTTGTGTCCAATAAAATAGCCCCTCTCCTTCGCCTTTCGGCAATTAGCCTGTACCCAGCCAAAATTCCCCTGTTGCTTCGAAATGGAGTACAAGTACATGAACTGCTCAAACGTTGGCTCCCCTAACCCAGCCAACCACCAGGCGATATACACCCcatgaagaagaatccaaaagttgggattaTACTGCCCCGGTGCATACCCCAACTTGGCCAACATCATCTGAACCCACGGATGAAACGGCAGTCTAAAGCCGTGCCGATACATATCTGTAAAAATCATCACGGAGCCATCTGAAGGATATCTGACTACATCGGCCTCAGTGGGTAACCTCAAGCCCACATAGGCTGGCACACAAAAATCCGTTCGTAGCTGGGCCAATTTCGCTTCTGTAAGTGTATTCCGCCTCGGCAACGGGACACCAACCCGGATGTCTAATCCCTCTGACACCGAAGCCACGGCTATACCCACAGACCCTGATGGTGATGCCCGGTTGCTCGAACCCACTTCTTGCGTCTGAGGCAAGGCTAGAACCCGATTTGCTATAGCCTCTAACTCTATATAATTTCTCTGCATCTCCCTATATGCAGCCGACCCAGAGTCTCCCGATGGCTCAGCCCTCTCACCCCCAGGCCTTATCATCCTACTTTCTATGGTTCCTTCCACCATACCCTCTGTCTCTGAACTTTCCTCTTCAGAACATATATATTGACTCGGCTCTTGACTCTCAGTATCATCCCCGCCGAAGGCAGGGGGGTCAAGACTTTCCCTATCAGAACTTTCAGACATCTACAAAtatggaaaaacaagaaaaaggaactaaaTGCACATGCAGAGAGGATcgaaccacaacaacaaaaatttgccAAATCTTCATGCCAGGCAAGAATTCTACATGTTCATACATATGTTCAACATGTTCATCATGTTCATGCTCATGTTCAATGTGTTCTTCCTAAccttcaacatgttcatgcaaaacaagacatttcaattcaaaagttCAAGCGAAATAAGGTCTAACCTTGTTCGTACCACCACGTACAAGTTGCCGGAAATCACCTCAGCCACAAGCACCACCACAAAACCTTCGCCGGAAatctcttctcctcctcctcaaatTCTCACAATTTTTCTCAACTCAAGCCAAGTGTGATGCCTTCACCACCCAAGTTCCTTTTTATAGCCACCTAAGGGTACCACGCCTCGTTTCACGAGCAAACCCTAGCACCCTTTCATATTCCCTCCTAAATCCCTTGTACCTACacacaatttgaaattcaattttcaaaatacacaaaccaaaaacaaaaattgagggAAACTTAGaggccttgccgaacggcaaggcccgTGCAAAAACAAAGTGGAGGCCCTCAGAATTCCAAGTTCACTAGCCTACTTCATGCGCCCAATCCTATTACAAGGCCAGGCCCAAATTGATCAAGACACCCAAGCCAATTCCACCACATATTATAAATGgacttgccgaacggcaaggcccACGAAACAATAAATAAGGGGCTCACCTGCCTTATGGACGGCCCAGCTATTTTTTGGCCCGGCTATTTTCGGCCACACTACTCTCCACACCCAGCTATTTTTCGGCCCAGCTCGTGAAGACCACTCGTCCAGCTAGGCCCAATCACCCTTGCCGAAGACAAATCGCAATCGGTGCTGCTGCACACCTAGATTGCCGAAACCACCAGCCGTGCTCAACTGCCCGACGTCGCCAAGCTCCTTGTCGAACGGCAAGGTCCTAGGAAATTCAATCTTCCACAGACCCTTGCCGAAGCATGAACACAGCCAACACTATATCTCGGACAGCAGCTACTCCTCGGACAGCACAGCCTCGCTGCGCCTGCCGAAACAGCACTCCAGCCCCTTCGTCCGAACGGCAAGATCAGTCGCAGCTCTACTTCGATCTCCGCAGCACCTCAACTGCACCTCGACCAGACCCTGCCGATCGGCAAGTTGCAACGCCCAGCTCCTCCAGCTGCCCTGCCGAAGGTTCTCAACCCCCGTGCTGCCGCCGAAGCTCAGCCCCCAAGAACTCCAGCTGCCCTGCCGAAGCTCAGCCACCTGCAGAGCCCTCGGACCACCTCCGCAGCACCTGCCGATCTGCACCTCCAGAGCCCTCGGACAGCAACTCCACAGCCGTGACTCCAAGACCGGGACTCCAAGaacttgccgaacggcaagattggatttcaaaaattttgttcTACCTCAACCTGCCGAATGGatccttgccgaacggcatcACCATCATCCCATTTTTATACCCCTCTTAAAACCCTAGCCCCTCTCAAAACCCTAGCCCACTTTGAGCCCAACTCCAGCCCCATGCCGAAGGCCCAAACCAAAATGGCCTAGCTCCTGGGGaataacaaaaaacaaatgtgGCTAGACcattgccgaacggcaagggccatgggGGCTTTGTGGGGAGGTCCAAAAATCCCAAATGGCCCGGccattcccaaaaaaaaaaaaaaaaaaaaaattttgctagacccttgccgaacggcaagggccatggagGCTTTGTGGGGAGGTCCAAAAATCCCAAATGGCCCGGccattcccaaaaaaaaaaaaaaaaaaaaagggagctaaacccttgccgaacggcaggaGCCATGAACGAATTGGAgtctccaaaattttcaaagtacCCGGCTCCCTCGAAGGTCTGGCTCCCCTAGGGACCCAGCTCCCATCCTATCTGCAACATGCCCAAGTACCCAGGTACCCTGCTACCATGTGTTGACGCAACTCCTAGCTTgccaacttgggggactaggaAGTGCCCTGCGGCTCCCAATGAAGCTGGAATGCTcggttacaattacaaaaactcacaagttcccaacccagaagttacttctcgaccgcgaacttgggggactactgtttacaccataatgaaccgagcagacccagcatcaaagcgactagcaccaaggcagccacgccttctcccatgccgaaggaagacacacttccgaggtaccagacacctgccgaagctctcaactgccaaacctaatctccaggacacgtgtcgccaccacaatggcttgcacaaagtcccacattggaactttgtgcaaaactcCTACTTTCACccccctataaatagggaacagtacccaggtacAAAGGACAACTACTCTCCCACTTtcactgttactctgccagaattactactcgtaactaacttaggcatcggagagccttcggccggcaccacaccggtgtccgaagcttaacgattgtttctcctctttttaccttctacaggtctctcaccaacccatttcaccaagggcctcagccctcttctctgctgaagactcagcacatctaatcactaagttggactcaatattggccgggccattttgagcatcaacatcGGAtaaagcccaaaacttgggcaacatcataatatggtgagaggagtcatttgttgacttttgagtgaaattcaatagccaatgcaatacaccaaccactccatttacagcaCGAACATCGTACAAAATTGAAAGgccaaatttcttggacccgtcgatatcaaattgagcccaaaactattgcaacatcataatatggtgggaggactgaattggtgagttttgagtgaaatccaatcactaaaactatgcaatacgccaaccactccatttacggaacgaacttcatacgaacttgaagtgcccaatttctttggccaatcgatattggattgagcccaaaacttggacaacatcataatatggtgggaggagccatttggggacttttgagtgaaatccaatatctaaaactatgtaaaCACCAAACAcgccatttacggaacgagtTTCGTACGTActtgaaatgtccaatttcttttacCTATTGATTTCGTATGAAGCCcaaaaacatcataatatggtgggaggagtgaattggtgacttttgagtgaaatccaattgctaaaactaaggaatacaccaaccactccatttacggaacgaacttcgaacgaatttcaagtgtccaatttctttcttcaatcaatatcggactgagcccaaaacttcggcaacattataatatggtgggaggagtcattcggtgagttttgagtgaaattcaattgccaaaactatacaatacaccaaccactccttttatggaacgaacttcgtacgaacttgaagtgtccaatttctttgacctatTGATTTTGGATCGGGccaaaaacttgggcaacattataatatggtgggaggagtgaatcagtgagttttgagtgaaatccaattgctaaaaccaTCAAATAtagcaaccactccatttaaggaacgaacttcgtacgaacttgaaatgtccaatttctttggccaatcgatatcggactgaacCAAAAAGTTGGGCAACAATATAATATTGAGGGAGGAGTGAATTAGTGagtgttgagtgaaatccaatcgctaaaactatgcaatacaccaaccactccatttacggaacgaagtTCGTAGGAacttgaattatccaatttcttggtccaatcggtatcggattgaacccaaaacttggtcaacatcaaaatatggtcggaggagtcatttggtgagttttgaatgaaatcaaatTGCTAAAacatgcaatgcaccaaccattACATTAAAGGAATGAACTTCAagtttttgggctcaatccaccaaatgaatcctcccatcatattatgttgttgcctaagttttgggctcaatcctatattgattggccaaagaaattggacacttcaagtttgTGAGAAGTTTGTTCCGTAAATgaaatggttggtgtattacatagttttagcgattggatttcattcaaaactcaccaaatgaatcctcccaccatattatgatgttgtccaagttttgggctcaatccgatatcaattagctaaagaaattggacactttaagttcgtacgaagttcgttctctaaatggagtggttggtgtattgcatagttttagcaattggatttcactcaaaacataccaattcactcctcccaccatgttatgacgttgcccaagttttgggctcaatcctatatcgattggctaaagaaattggacacttcaagtttgTGAGAAGTTCGTTCcgcaaatggagtggttggcgtactgcatagtttttccgattggatttcactcaaaactcaccaactcatgcctcccaccatattatgatggttGCCCATGTTTTGAGCTCaatccgatttcgattggccaaagaaattgggcacttcaagttcgtacaaagtttgttccctaaatggagtggttggtgtattgcatagttttagcgattggatttcactcaaaactcaccaattcacgactcccaccatattatataattttgcgcaagttttgggcttagtccgatatcgattggcgaAAGaagttggacactttaagttcgtatgaaattcaattcatGGAGtagttgttgtattgcatagttttagcaattggatttcacccaaaactcaccaaatgaattCTCTCACCGTATTATGttgttacccaagttttgggctcaatccgatatcgattgaccaaagaaattggacagtttgtgcgaagttcgttccgtaaatggagtggatggagcattgcattgttttagcaattggatttcactcaaaa
Above is a window of Prunus persica cultivar Lovell chromosome G2, Prunus_persica_NCBIv2, whole genome shotgun sequence DNA encoding:
- the LOC109947301 gene encoding uncharacterized protein LOC109947301, encoding MSGSIVRFEKVRRLESEQHRSHQPLWAKPRPGPFTERILHYHQEKDIQPLRIAFYTGTEDPLTHIHSFQSALGCKGLTDEGMCLLFPSTLSGAALNWFYRLHPCTINSFDSLKQTFLDHFMIQTDPLYSADDLYMLRQAEDEPLREYAARFSHEYSRCPDTDDRAAFGAFKSGLRESNFRYLVHSNSWNTYAELMKQAAVHAKAEYFNTKHGPANLMRNAFADPPPASAPAPASPQHSTPAPSTQDNQQHKRKDSYQHSFGNNKRGRHGNHHHSSGGNPPRPADRAPLPFTPRPRFEVFTTLNTTYENVLVREAPIIPKPPPRRPSNKPMPNTGVFCHFHQFSGHDTESCVALRNIIEGLIREGKLDNYVRNIPAPPNPYQRQINMISTISRGPTLAGTSNNSIKHYVRSTYAHQVFTTEQGRLPKAHRTGWAPITFCEEEERGVILPHDDPLIIRADISNFDVGRILVDTGSSVSVMFAECFNELQVPPHLLDRSITPLVSFSGDVVQPIGSIHLPISIGAAPQRTTITTPFLIVDCPTAYNVILGRPALAQMRAFISTHMLLLKFPTPNGPGTVRGDQLGARSCYASAVKSTNRQPRSEALSVTMAPAPPQAGTDPPEDPREESITPQAEPMEDLELVTLHDDIPDRQVRIGTSISPELRSDLVAFLRLNFEVFAWFYNDMPGISPDIISHRLSVNPAVRPVRQKRRAYDPERYEAMRAEVERLSSIGFIREVDYPTWLANVVMVRKPRKGWRMCVDYTNLNRACPKDSFPLPRIDQLVDATAGHALLSFMDAYSGYNQIFMHPEDQAHTSFITDRGLYCYKVMPFGLKNAGATYQRLVNQLFAPLIGNTMEVYVDDMLVKSRIADQHIPHLSAMFTILKQYKMRLNPTKCAFGVASGKFLGFMISQRGIEANPEKIQAILDMTIPKTVKDIQSLTGRVAALTRFISKATDRCAPFFKALKGTKRNITWTAECDTAFSELKEYMGRAPLLPTPEHGDILVIYLSISASAVSSVLIRSKDHAEHPVHYVSKALQDAEVRYPDIEKLAFALVVSARCLRPYFQAHTIHVLTNQPLRQVLQNPETSGRLVKWAIEMGEFDIHYKPRPAMRGQAVADFLSEFTEPQASAATQLITEPNPPPSQDQTPTEGNLDLTHPLWTLFVDGSSNAQGCGAGLVLISPDKVALEYALRFKFQASNNEAEYEALLAGLRLAKEMDARQIQIFSDSQLVVHQVNQDFTAKDASMTAYLQHARHLLATFQAHSIKQVPRSENSHTDALARLASALEQGMGRHIHIEFLAQPSTQAPLICTIDHSPTWMDPILQFLQNQTLPANPAEARRVSHRSARYLIINGSLYKRGFSLPYLRCLTPEEGHYVLREIHEGICGNHSGARSLAHKAIRQGYFWPSLHTDAQAFTQKCDKCQRCANIPQLPAEPLTAMVSPLPFAQWGLDLIGPMPEGKGQVKYAVVAVDYFTKWAEAEALATITAARIESFVWQNIVCRFGIPNSIVTDNGRQFDNAKFKQFCSNLKIRLCFASPAHPQSNGQVEAVNKIIKKTLKTKLDKAKGCWPELLPEVLWSYRTTFRTSTGETPFSLSFGTEAVAPVEIGQPTYRTSTYDATTNDEQLALNLDFIDELRDQSSMRNAAYKQRIAKYYDSRVKPRAFKMGDWIMRKVSLATKNPNEGTLGPTWEGPYEIIKICRPGTYQLRDSTGKTLPHPWNADHLKYYYK
- the LOC109947302 gene encoding uncharacterized protein LOC109947302 — its product is MQKRLRESRAKKDEKSAGKRPRDEDEGRVADVLGKRKALEEAHQHVMGSGPRLPPFDLQAPPKLPFGMEDVFAEGVEKVDFGRLRQQKKEVNLAMHRQEVPLVNVFLEGVKSDPEALARTPASSFIDRAQKTILTSAYAFGEMYVSMAKADKEIQRLKRRDELAKSKMVHLLESFRSSEELKSYIMDRLVDEQLRSEDRLVRFNPSVEINFDTSGEPPAQTPPADASAPTPEAEPATEDAPSTES